A section of the Venturia canescens isolate UGA chromosome 11, ASM1945775v1, whole genome shotgun sequence genome encodes:
- the LOC122417788 gene encoding putative uncharacterized protein DDB_G0291812, with protein sequence MAENKEQIDSATGDSGIQNPEHDIQSDFTTTLPHPGAGDIFNESRANFGEEFENQSDEKDVRLEEFGTPKSDRAKINTVTVNNELLINLIESIQEMKSQIQSMANEVAKNNQATIDLRTEFSEKLTVMQAKIASDVHSIYDPIKRYVTGLTRIVQENEAKSAVIGVNVAQIQLDVSAIKKRVENLESTDKLQSPNTESTRIHPRQKEIPEEQEEDEDSEDDEEQQQRPTFRNEMTSTNKIKIKPPTFDGSSNKRPIKFIKEFRHYCEVTNPTFTEMKYLLSQSLEKAAKEWWELVEDQVNSFEDVEKRFINRFWSHDVQRRVRKDLEFGKYPEKPGKLTKVEYATRTFGAARDLIPPPSDPDIVASLSQHFTEEIRATIISRGFETLEQLIEFLEKLDQSGPVNTGTDEQKTQSPKNPTHNNDKNEQRPFKMPPPNNWNNNGYQNNNRGNSNWQQNNRQNWNQSNGGYQNNRGYHNNNWNQQQNRSYNQSFQQNYNQRPNNGNFNRNQQNGGQNRGNNRPNYNPPQNQNQNWGSPNQNRGPPQNNGGYRPPANNNTQQPPIQTIEAQIEPQPSTSKAGNA encoded by the coding sequence ATGGCtgaaaataaagaacaaaTTGATAGCGCCACTGGCGATTCGGGAATTCAAAATCCAGAGCATGATATTCAAAGCGATTTCACGACCACGTTGCCTCATCCCGGTGCGGgagatattttcaatgaatctaGAGCTAATTTTGgggaagaatttgaaaatcaaagCGATGAAAAAGATGTCAGATTAGAGGAATTCGGTACACCAAAATCTGATCGGGCTAAAATCAACACAGTAACAGTAAACAATGAGTTGCTAATTAATTTGATTGAATCAATACAAGAAATGAAATCGCAAATTCAAAGCATGGCGAATGAAGTCGCGAAAAATAATCAGGCAACGATCGATTTGAGAACagaattttctgaaaaattgacCGTCATGCAGGCTAAAATAGCTTCGGACGTTCATAGCATATACGATCCAATCAAACGTTATGTTACGGGGCTCACTAGAATTGTACAAGAAAACGAGGCCAAAAGCGCCGTAATCGGAGTAAACGTAGCCCAAATTCAACTCGACGTGAGTGCAATCAAAAAAAGGGTAGAAAATTTGGAGTCAACGGACAAATTACAAAGTCCAAATACAGAGAGCACCCGGATCCATCCACGGCAGAAGGAAATTCCGGAAGAACAGGAAGAAGATGAAGATTCGGAGGACGATGAGGAACAACAGCAGAGGCCAACTTTCCGAAACGAGATGACGTCAaccaacaaaattaaaatcaagCCTCCAACATTTGATGGGTCAAGCAACAAGCGGCCAATCAAATTTATAAAAGAATTTCGGCATTATTGCGAGGTGACGAACCCGACGTTCACCGAAATGAAGTACTTACTCAGCCAATCGCTTGAGAAAGCCGCCAAGGAATGGTGGGAACTGGTCGAGGACCAGGTTAATAGTTTTGAAGACGTCGAAAAACGATTTATAAATCGATTTTGGAGCCATGATGTGCAACGAAGAGTGCGTAAAGACCTGGAATTCGGGAAATATCCTGAAAAGCCAGGCAAATTAACAAAAGTGGAATATGCAACTCGGACGTTCGGAGCGGCCCGTGATTTGATTCCACCACCGAGCGATCCGGACATTGTTGCATCGCTTTCTCAGCACTTTACCGAGGAGATTAGAGCCACGATCATAAGTCGTGGGTTCGAAACCCTCGAGCAGCTGATCGAGTTCCTGGAAAAACTCGATCAGAGCGGGCCGGTTAACACCGGGACGGACGAGCAGAAGACTCAAAGTCCGAAAAACCCGACTCACaataacgataaaaatgagcAGCGTCCATTCAAAATGCCTCCGCCAAACAACTGGAACAACAATGGTTACCAGAACAATAACCGTGGAAATTCAAACTGGCAACAGAACAACCGCCAGAATTGGAATCAAAGCAATGGAGGCTACCAAAATAATCGAGGTTACCATAACAATAATTGGAATCAGCAACAAAACAGGAGCTACAATCAGAGCTTCCAACAAAATTATAACCAGCGTCCGAACAACGGAAATTTCAATCGGAATCAACAAAATGGCGGGCAAAACAGAGGAAACAATCGCCCAAATTACAATCCTccacaaaatcaaaatcaaaattgggGTTCGCCAAACCAAAATAGAGGACCACCTCAAAACAACGGGGGATATCGGCCACCTGCGAATAATAATACGCAGCAACCACCGATTCAAACGATTGAGGCGCAAATAGAACCTCAACCATCAACATCGAAAGCGGGAAACGCGTAG